GTTGGCTGCTCTCGGTACCCGCGTGGGAAACACCTTCACTTCGGGATGCGCAGGCACACTCATCACGCGACGACACGTCCTCACTGCCGGCCACTGCTTCGAACCCGGCCAGCCCCACccgtgagttgtgtgtgtgtgtgtgtgtgtgtgtgtgtgtgtgtgtgtgtgtatacaactGATTGCATGGACGTGCATCCATAAATCCGGACGTCGGTACTGTGTATTTTGCTTGTCGTTTGATTCCCATTAAAAAGTAACGTCAAGGACGGGagtgaatggaataaaagttgTTATACCACTGCACTTCATTGTACTGACGAGGAATTGTGTGTCCTGGCAGGACAATGGTGCGTCTTGGGGCATACAGCCTGACGAGGAGTAGCACTTCGATAGCTCCCCAGGACTTCAATATCAGGGACCGCCGTGATGGAGGCTACGTCACCAGAACCAAAGAAAACGACATCTCCATCGTTATTTTGGACCGCGAAGCTGTGTTTAATGGTAAGTATGAGGATGGTGACGATTATGATACCTCAGGACGTATATTATAATAGTAATCGAAAAAGCAAGATTATTATTCTGTGCTTATATTTGTTTGTTCGTGTTTTATTAAGGTCCGTGTATTCATtgccacctaaaaaaaaaaaaaaaaaaaacaggttctGCGTTAGCCTTCGAGCCATAAATGAATACCTCAGGACGCATATTAATAGAAATCGATGAGGCAAGATTCTGTGCTTATATTTGTTTGTTCGTGTTTTATTAAGGTCCATGTATTCATTGTCCCCTGAAAAAAAAGGGGTCTATCTTACCCTTCGTGTCATAAATGAATCAAGACTTAATTTCTTAGATACAAAACTGCAAAATTACTTTGTTATGAATAAGGGAAGTGGGCGTAATCATCCCAATCATAAAAAGTAAATAGTTAATAGAAGCACTCAGGAATTTCTTCCAGGCCAAATGTGCAACAGATACATAACGAAACCGTGATAAAGGGGTTCGAACtcacatgaaataaaaatgtcatTAATACAGATTTTAGATCAAATAAAGTACTACAAGGTCTTCAGTTTTGAAATATAATGTCAAAAGAACGCTTATAACAAAAATTCTAAAACATTCTTGTATGAAAATCAGAGcaaaccttcttcttctgtatTCCACATTAAACCCTAATAATGAttctgattcctcctcctcaaaatcAAAAGGTATTTGATTAGTTTAAGTTCTTTTGATATTGTTGTATAGGTCTCACACTTTGTAATATATAGCGCAACAATAGGGGGTTACTCGTAATTCTTTTGTACAATAACTTCTTCCCCTTGACAATCTGCATATGCTAGGGTGAAATTTCATTAGATCTCGAGTATCAACGATGAAAGTGAACATTGTGAAACTGATCCTGCGACTCCAAATCAGGCTGGTGAAAGATTTGCCATTCCTGTAACGCTGATTGCAGTTACATCACTCTGAATAATTTTCCTTACCGTGACAGGGACAGACTCtaatgtgaatctctctctctctctctctctctctctctctctctctctctctctctctctctctctctctctcaacagactATGTCCAGCCAGCGTGTTTGCCTTTCAACTACAGGAATAGAGATTTTCGAGAGGAGAAACTTGTCGTCACCGGCTGGGGAAGGACTCGCGCTCGTAAGTGCAGTGTGCGGTGCGGTATATGCTGGCGTGTCATGTGCGCTGACGGCAAAttcaaatgagaaaatgagaaatgtgtTAGTGAAACAATAGAATCCAGTTTAGTCATAATATCATCCATTTACACACAGATAGCTTCCGGACCTCCGATGTCCCGATGAAGGCcgtggttccagtgacagacacaaacagatgTGCCTTGAGCTACACCAGACTGGCAGCGAACAAGCGACCCGTGATAGACAACAGGTCTCTGTGTGCTGGGAACGGCACTACGGATGCCTGTCTTGTAAGTACCGACAAACCCACTCTAATACGTATAGTTACATTTatcttgtgtgtatatatacgtatatatgtgtatgtatgcacgtATTAAGGTGATATATCTCTCTTCCTGTCCAACTCATATTTTCAGAAAACTATCGTCGAATTGGGAATAAAAGATATATAATTAAAAGCCAATCGTCGGAAACCTatatttgaaacacacacacacacacacacacacacacacacacacacacacacacacacacacacacacacacatacatacatacatacatacatacatacatacatacatacatacatatatatatatatatatatatatatatatatatatatatatatatatatatatatatatatatatatatatatatactgtacatacatacatattcttttcttttttcgttattttttcagAAATCTTAAACATAAACTTGCTATCTCATCTTCATCTGAACACCCTTGAAGAGTACACATGTTACATAATCTTTGATGGAATACTCTCTCCTTTACGTAATTCCCACTTGTGAGCAGTAATTATCGACCTCACGCTGGGAAACTCCAACCCACTCTTCTTCTAATGGGACTTTCCATAAATCACTATCAATCACagtagaagtttttttttttttgttctcttaatTTCCCCACCTTTAGCAAGGCCATCAGCTACCCGAATCTTGTCATACAATTAACTATCCTTCTTGTCTCATTACCAATCAATCCTGTCTGCTTGTTAATTAACTGTATCCTTTCAGTTTACAACTCTGAGGTTACAGTTTTAAGAACATCTAGGGTTTCTTTGTTCATACAGGCGGCACAATTTATTTAAAATGCTTCACGTCATTATGGTAGACTTCTTTCCAAGCCTTTTATTTCGCTCCATTGAAGATGcacatccctttccttcacccataTTTACATCTAACATAACCCCTCACTCCTTCCAGCACTGTAAATTCCAAAACATCCAAACGGTCTTCCCTATTCACCTTATTATATACAAGTGATCTACTGAAGCATCATGTCATTATGGTGCTAAAGGTCTATATTCAACCACGATCACATTCAAATGCCACATAAATGATCAGCcaagttctcaagactgtttcttttttagtaACATATAAACCTTGTTGATCTGTccttaaaaccgtaaaaacaccctaaaaaaccgtgtaacttcaactgcaaccttttgaaaatagtgttaaTGCAACACAGAAATGTTCCAGTATAAAGGTTCACCATATCCTGAAACACTTTTACCCGCAACTCAACTACCTTCTATAGATTGTAGTTTAAGTAATACGAGTTTTTAAGCGTTTTTAATGActctagtgacatattagcaAGATTCCTTTGTTCTTGAAAACCCAAAATGTCATATTTGTGGCCCTTAAAAATCATCGTAGTGAGAaaccaaagcgtttctgaatagacATGATCCTTACCAAGACTTGTATCACCTCACCAGGGTGACAGCGGCGGGCCCCTTCACTACCTCGACCTGAACGACGGCAAGTACTACGTGGTGGGCGTGGTGTCCTTTGGCGTGGGCTGCGCTAATTCAGACTTCCCCGGGGTGTACACGAGAGTCACCAGCTTCCTGGACTGGATCGAGAGAAATGTATAACGGTTGCCAAGATACGATACCGTGTAATGTTTGTTCGTTCGGTGGTATGAAAGTGATTgtcgtacgtttttttttttgtttccatatATGTATTAAATGTCAGCGTGCAAGGTTATTGTTATGACAACATTAAATATCTAACAAagtaattcattttcttttatgataCACCAATAAGTAGTACTAGTGTTAGAAGTGGCGGTAACTGAAGCAGTAGTGtagcaatagcaacagtagtagtagtagtagtagtagtagtagtagtagtagtagtaatagtattgtagtagtagtagtagtactggtagagATAGTAGTTAACATGtagtatttagtagtagtagtagtagtagtagtagtagtagtagtagtagtaatagtagtagtagtagtagtagtagtagtagtagttgttgttgttgttgttgttgttgttgatggttgtggtggtggtggtggtggtggtggtggtggtggtggtggtggtggtggtattattattattattattatcattagtagtagtagtagtagtagtagtagtagtagtagtagtagtagtagtagcagtagtactagttaGTATTTAGtatttgatagtagtagtggtagtagtagtagtagttgtagttagaatttagtagtagtagtagtagtagaagtagcagtagtagtagtagtagtagtagtagtagtagtagtagtagtagtaacgtgGAAGATAGGGAAACTCAGAAAGAGGATGGTTGTGTAGCCGAAAcgttaaaaaaatatttctttgcATCAACTTGTGTTTCCATACCACCCACTCtacacagtaatagtagtagtagtagtcgtagtagtagtagtagtagtagtagtagtagtagtagtagtagtactgataatagtggtagtagtaatagttgttgttgttgttgttgttgttgttatt
The window above is part of the Portunus trituberculatus isolate SZX2019 chromosome 38, ASM1759143v1, whole genome shotgun sequence genome. Proteins encoded here:
- the LOC123515029 gene encoding venom protease-like, with the protein product MMKVLGFFLVVLTVAKAQIIFPNEEGAPNPDPVDTELFEALEVDDRQAFSSCRTPNGEIGRCQSFSSCGAYSSLRRNLHRPSVLNFLRGRICGRLRHTVHLCCPASNIQLPPSEPSGPSRPSSSSLPEECGSTPLVIRVVGGQATEPGEWPWLAALGTRVGNTFTSGCAGTLITRRHVLTAGHCFEPGQPHPTMVRLGAYSLTRSSTSIAPQDFNIRDRRDGGYVTRTKENDISIVILDREAVFNDYVQPACLPFNYRNRDFREEKLVVTGWGRTRAHSFRTSDVPMKAVVPVTDTNRCALSYTRLAANKRPVIDNRSLCAGNGTTDACLGDSGGPLHYLDLNDGKYYVVGVVSFGVGCANSDFPGVYTRVTSFLDWIERNV